A region of uncultured Desulfobacter sp. DNA encodes the following proteins:
- a CDS encoding response regulator produces MIENIMKKKTILIVDDTPDNLALLGELLMPYYQVRVANSGPKALIAACAAPLPDLILLDIMMPGMDGYEVIKHLKENPVTSEIPVIFITALDSCEDETKGLELGARDYLSKPIRAPILLARVKGQLEIKAARDILRNQNNWLETEIQRRIGLYQKVQDISMRALASLAESRDNETGNHLLRTQNYLQVLAEDLAEDGIDMQPFSPPRSLISMQRQPRSTILVKWASRTMFCINRASIPPRSGKS; encoded by the coding sequence ATGATTGAAAATATAATGAAGAAAAAAACCATACTCATTGTGGACGACACGCCGGATAATCTGGCACTACTGGGTGAGCTGCTGATGCCCTATTATCAGGTCCGTGTTGCCAATTCAGGGCCTAAAGCCCTTATTGCAGCCTGTGCAGCCCCGCTGCCGGACCTTATCCTTCTTGACATCATGATGCCGGGTATGGACGGATATGAGGTCATCAAACATCTGAAAGAGAACCCTGTAACAAGTGAAATTCCCGTCATTTTCATAACCGCCCTGGACTCGTGCGAAGACGAAACCAAAGGACTTGAACTCGGTGCCCGGGATTATCTGTCCAAACCCATCCGCGCGCCGATTCTGCTGGCCAGGGTCAAAGGGCAGCTTGAAATCAAGGCGGCCCGGGATATACTGCGCAACCAGAACAACTGGCTTGAAACAGAAATTCAACGCAGAATCGGCCTTTACCAGAAGGTCCAGGATATCAGTATGCGGGCACTGGCCAGTCTGGCGGAATCCCGGGACAACGAAACCGGCAACCATCTTCTTCGCACACAAAATTATCTGCAGGTTCTGGCCGAAGATCTGGCTGAAGACGGCATAGATATGCAGCCATTCTCACCCCCCAGATCATTGATATCTATGCAAAGGCAGCCCCGCTCCACGATATTGGTAAAGTGGGCATCCCGGACCATGTTCTGTATAAACCGGGCAAGCATACCCCCCAGGAGTGGGAAATCATGA
- a CDS encoding methyl-accepting chemotaxis protein → MKLNTKILVISLGGLAAMLIISLLATAVYFNRIKKAQIEKSAMDAKKQFEVAMEAKNDVWLTSALQVAANENVKKALRDNDRKLADSILKRLGKTFKENTGFKNVQVHLIDKNLHSFYKSWAPDKHGEALGYSKGYVQVKNTLRPDVAMEVSGKGLRLKGLFPILDGPEFLGIANFEGGLNSIKRTLKTHDIDFLYFMDAKDLNVAEEMKGKPRLGEFILNQKDMDEGYWTYLEKPGILTKILDAPFFLDKEYLNVQGQFKGFDEYMSGLYMLGVKNEIALANVHALEKLIFTMYGLLFGIFLLFIVVLVFFMNRSVVTPIKNIAEGMKDIAQGEGDLTKRLKVVSRDEIGLLGYEFNTFIEKLDNLIWHVNDRNQNLGLVSNELSGVAALMSATAGRVSTEANKVAGAAEEMNSNMNTVAAAVEQITVNANHVAAATDEMTSAITEISGNTDKTREITHQAVEDAESASAKIGELQTSAQAIGNVLNVIQEISEQTNLLALNATIEAARAGEAGKGFAVVAEEIKQLANQTSRATVGIREKVENIQSVSSQAVEEIGRVATTINDVDDQVTTVAASIEEQARTTEDISSNIQQVSAGISDIQKTMLSASEVSDQIAREIHAVKTASEEMREYSNNVENDAEDQNRMAVDVIKMMSQFQMSDNKFHAAPVKRTHSLWKKKLSNMLSGKQEDIRMDQLIDHRHCDFGKWYFGPGMEKYGKSPDYQKLGEIHEKVHETGGQVAKLFKEGNINEAHDIFKTYGTVSRQLFDLLDGLEKQT, encoded by the coding sequence ATGAAACTGAATACCAAGATACTTGTCATTAGCCTGGGTGGACTGGCCGCTATGCTGATTATCAGTCTTTTGGCCACGGCCGTCTATTTCAACCGAATTAAAAAGGCGCAGATTGAAAAAAGCGCCATGGACGCAAAAAAACAATTTGAAGTGGCCATGGAGGCCAAAAATGATGTGTGGCTGACCAGTGCCCTTCAGGTGGCAGCCAATGAAAATGTAAAAAAAGCACTCCGGGACAATGATCGGAAGCTGGCTGACAGCATCCTGAAGCGCCTGGGTAAAACTTTTAAGGAGAATACCGGATTTAAAAACGTCCAGGTCCACCTGATTGACAAAAACCTTCACTCTTTTTACAAATCCTGGGCACCGGATAAACACGGGGAAGCCCTTGGATATTCCAAGGGTTATGTCCAGGTCAAAAACACTCTCAGGCCCGATGTCGCCATGGAGGTTTCCGGCAAAGGGCTGCGCCTTAAAGGACTGTTCCCCATTCTGGACGGCCCTGAATTCCTGGGTATCGCCAACTTCGAGGGGGGATTGAACTCCATTAAGCGCACATTGAAAACCCATGACATTGATTTTCTCTACTTTATGGATGCCAAAGACCTGAACGTGGCCGAAGAGATGAAAGGCAAGCCCCGGCTGGGCGAATTCATTTTAAATCAAAAAGATATGGATGAAGGGTACTGGACCTATCTTGAGAAACCCGGTATCCTGACAAAAATTCTGGATGCGCCCTTTTTCCTGGACAAAGAGTATCTTAACGTCCAGGGTCAATTTAAAGGGTTTGACGAATACATGTCCGGACTGTATATGCTCGGGGTGAAAAACGAAATTGCCCTGGCCAATGTCCACGCCCTGGAAAAATTAATTTTCACCATGTACGGCCTGCTTTTCGGAATTTTTTTACTTTTCATAGTCGTCCTGGTCTTTTTCATGAACCGTAGCGTTGTGACGCCCATCAAAAACATTGCCGAGGGCATGAAGGACATTGCCCAGGGGGAAGGAGATCTGACCAAGCGGCTCAAGGTGGTTTCCCGGGATGAGATAGGGCTGCTCGGCTATGAGTTCAATACCTTCATCGAAAAACTGGACAATCTGATCTGGCATGTGAATGACCGCAACCAGAATCTTGGCCTGGTTTCCAATGAACTGTCCGGAGTTGCGGCTTTGATGTCGGCCACTGCCGGCAGGGTATCCACCGAGGCCAATAAGGTTGCAGGGGCCGCAGAGGAGATGAACTCAAATATGAACACTGTGGCAGCGGCAGTGGAGCAGATCACGGTCAATGCCAACCATGTGGCGGCAGCCACCGATGAGATGACCAGCGCCATCACTGAAATTTCGGGCAATACAGATAAAACCAGGGAGATCACCCACCAGGCGGTGGAAGATGCCGAAAGTGCCTCAGCCAAGATCGGAGAGCTTCAAACCTCTGCCCAGGCCATCGGAAATGTATTAAACGTTATTCAGGAGATCAGTGAGCAGACCAACCTGCTGGCACTCAATGCCACCATTGAAGCAGCCAGGGCCGGAGAAGCAGGCAAGGGATTTGCCGTGGTCGCCGAAGAGATCAAGCAGCTGGCCAACCAGACGTCCAGAGCCACGGTGGGTATCCGCGAAAAGGTTGAAAACATCCAGAGTGTCAGCAGCCAGGCCGTGGAGGAGATCGGGAGGGTGGCCACCACCATTAATGATGTTGACGATCAGGTGACCACGGTTGCCGCATCCATTGAAGAGCAGGCCAGAACCACGGAAGATATTTCCTCCAACATCCAGCAGGTCTCTGCAGGGATTTCCGATATCCAGAAAACCATGCTCAGCGCCTCGGAGGTGTCGGACCAGATTGCCCGGGAAATACATGCAGTAAAGACAGCCTCGGAAGAGATGCGTGAATACAGCAACAATGTCGAAAATGATGCAGAGGATCAAAACCGGATGGCCGTCGATGTCATCAAAATGATGAGCCAGTTTCAGATGAGTGACAACAAATTTCATGCCGCTCCTGTTAAACGAACCCACAGCCTGTGGAAGAAGAAGCTGTCAAATATGTTGTCCGGCAAGCAGGAAGATATTCGTATGGATCAGTTAATTGATCATCGACATTGCGACTTTGGCAAGTGGTATTTTGGTCCGGGAATGGAAAAATATGGAAAAAGCCCGGACTATCAAAAGCTTGGAGAGATACATGAAAAGGTTCATGAGACCGGCGGCCAGGTGGCTAAACTATTTAAGGAGGGAAACATAAATGAGGCCCACGATATTTTTAAAACCTATGGGACGGTCAGCCGGCAATTGTTTGACCTCCTGGATGGGCTGGAAAAACAAACCTGA
- a CDS encoding bacteriohemerythrin, which yields MKLNFKYKIILPVLILLIVGFGGLALTSGSKAKSALKNNITSQLVKTSRSTIATMETWVEDRTNDLATWRNLQSCRDALMPGPQGDATREKMNRVFEEWCQRYGFYEGISIADSTGLIISGFPASIVGKLNIGGRGYFKAAMAGETKISDILKSKASGNPIFVIATPIKNGNAVNGILFAVVDLQSFSTKFIDNIKIGEKGYAYLINANGMVIAHPDKGKINNLDLSQTEHGRQLINQNDGFLTATVDGRAVHNAFTRSGKINVIAVVQSDDDEIFAPIRALTRFNLIISVFIIVFALAIVWIVASRIVRPINATVAALKDICEGDGDLTQRITIQSRDEIGDLAQWVNTFIARLNKIIVQIGMDAGTVSASSEELLLVAELMLEDSENLTGKSETVATAAEEMSQSMGSVAGATEQAAGNLSSVTDSAGQMKENLNHVAENCDKARQITQTAAETVNAATSKVAQLGSSAKDITKVTEVITEIAEQTNLLALNATIEAARAGEAGKGFAVVASEIKGLAGQTADATMDIKQRIEQIQTSSNATVHEVEQIAVVISDVTEIVSQIAEAIEGQSGYASEVAENIEHASSGIGGVNENVVKSSMVSSKISDDIAEVNEVSEEMTQRSVRMKQSAQELSNLSGKLRNMIGVFKVSVEEAGVDMQSDIAPETINDLMPWGRRLALNIPEIDKQHKELVSMVNELHRAMRMKTGSREAGAILTRLANYTVYHFEYEEKLFDTHGYPDTVAHKKIHKDLVAKVLAFTKEFEQGRAALSMDLMKFLTDWLKNHIMKTDKAYAPFLKDKLGL from the coding sequence ATGAAACTTAATTTCAAGTATAAAATCATTCTTCCTGTTTTAATTCTGCTTATCGTCGGTTTTGGCGGCCTGGCGCTTACCTCCGGTTCTAAAGCCAAAAGTGCCCTGAAAAACAATATCACCAGCCAGCTTGTGAAAACCAGCCGGTCAACCATCGCAACAATGGAGACATGGGTGGAGGACCGAACCAATGATCTGGCGACATGGCGCAATCTGCAGAGTTGCCGGGATGCATTAATGCCAGGCCCACAAGGAGATGCGACCCGGGAAAAAATGAACCGGGTGTTTGAAGAGTGGTGCCAAAGATACGGCTTCTACGAAGGGATCAGTATTGCTGATTCCACCGGTTTGATTATCTCGGGGTTTCCTGCTTCCATCGTGGGAAAACTCAATATCGGGGGACGAGGATATTTTAAAGCGGCCATGGCAGGCGAAACAAAAATTTCAGACATATTGAAGAGCAAAGCCTCGGGAAATCCAATTTTTGTTATTGCCACCCCCATAAAAAACGGCAATGCCGTTAACGGTATTTTGTTTGCCGTGGTGGATCTGCAGTCCTTTTCAACAAAATTTATCGACAATATTAAAATCGGGGAAAAAGGCTATGCCTATCTGATCAACGCCAACGGGATGGTCATTGCACACCCGGATAAAGGCAAAATCAACAATTTGGATCTGAGCCAAACAGAACACGGGCGGCAGCTCATAAACCAAAATGACGGCTTTTTGACCGCAACCGTGGATGGCAGAGCGGTTCATAATGCCTTTACCCGTTCAGGCAAAATCAACGTCATTGCCGTTGTCCAGTCCGATGATGATGAAATATTCGCACCCATCAGGGCTCTTACCCGTTTCAATCTTATCATATCTGTTTTTATCATTGTTTTTGCCCTGGCCATTGTCTGGATAGTGGCCTCAAGGATTGTCCGTCCCATCAATGCCACAGTGGCAGCCCTTAAAGACATCTGCGAGGGTGACGGTGACCTGACCCAGCGGATCACCATCCAAAGCCGGGATGAAATAGGTGACCTGGCACAATGGGTCAATACCTTTATCGCCAGGCTGAACAAAATCATTGTGCAAATCGGCATGGATGCGGGAACTGTCTCCGCATCGTCCGAAGAACTGCTCTTAGTGGCGGAACTTATGCTGGAAGATTCAGAGAATCTCACCGGTAAATCTGAAACCGTAGCCACCGCCGCAGAAGAGATGAGCCAGAGTATGGGCTCCGTTGCGGGAGCCACGGAACAGGCAGCCGGAAATCTGTCATCCGTGACGGATTCTGCAGGACAGATGAAAGAGAACCTGAATCACGTGGCGGAAAATTGTGACAAAGCCAGACAAATAACCCAAACAGCCGCAGAAACGGTGAATGCAGCCACCAGTAAGGTTGCCCAGTTAGGCTCCTCTGCCAAGGATATCACCAAGGTCACGGAAGTTATCACGGAAATTGCCGAACAGACAAACCTTTTAGCCCTGAATGCCACCATTGAAGCGGCAAGGGCCGGGGAAGCCGGCAAGGGATTTGCCGTGGTGGCATCGGAAATCAAAGGACTGGCCGGCCAGACAGCCGACGCCACCATGGACATCAAACAACGGATTGAACAGATTCAGACCTCTTCCAATGCCACGGTTCATGAGGTTGAGCAGATCGCTGTAGTAATTTCAGACGTCACTGAAATCGTATCACAAATTGCCGAGGCCATAGAAGGGCAGTCCGGCTATGCATCCGAGGTGGCAGAAAATATTGAGCATGCATCGTCCGGAATCGGGGGGGTCAATGAAAATGTCGTAAAAAGTTCCATGGTATCATCCAAAATTTCCGATGATATTGCCGAAGTCAACGAAGTGTCCGAAGAGATGACCCAGCGAAGCGTCCGGATGAAGCAAAGCGCCCAGGAACTGTCTAATCTGTCGGGTAAACTGCGGAACATGATCGGTGTTTTTAAAGTATCCGTTGAAGAGGCCGGCGTGGACATGCAATCGGATATCGCACCTGAAACGATCAATGATCTCATGCCCTGGGGAAGACGCCTGGCCCTTAACATTCCCGAGATTGACAAACAGCACAAGGAACTGGTTTCCATGGTGAATGAACTTCACCGGGCCATGAGGATGAAAACGGGCAGCCGGGAGGCGGGGGCCATCCTGACGCGTTTGGCCAACTACACGGTGTATCATTTTGAGTATGAAGAAAAGCTGTTTGATACCCATGGTTATCCCGATACCGTAGCTCATAAAAAAATCCACAAAGATCTTGTGGCCAAGGTTCTGGCATTTACCAAGGAGTTTGAACAGGGACGGGCAGCTCTTTCCATGGATTTAATGAAGTTTCTCACGGACTGGCTGAAAAATCATATCATGAAAACAGATAAGGCGTATGCCCCATTCTTAAAAGACAAACTGGGATTGTAA
- a CDS encoding HD domain-containing phosphohydrolase, with protein sequence MGIPDHVLYKPGKHTPQEWEIMKTHAQIGADAIQRAIGNEDDKEAIGFLYVAIDIAGCHHEKWDGSGYPNGLAADHIPLAARLMALADVFDALVSHRVYKPAYPMDVTVQIINESRATHFDPDIVDAFNRRMDDFQAIAARYKEQQDPM encoded by the coding sequence GTGGGCATCCCGGACCATGTTCTGTATAAACCGGGCAAGCATACCCCCCAGGAGTGGGAAATCATGAAAACCCATGCCCAGATAGGTGCTGACGCCATTCAGCGGGCCATAGGCAATGAGGATGACAAGGAGGCCATAGGTTTTCTCTATGTGGCCATCGACATTGCCGGCTGTCACCATGAAAAGTGGGACGGCAGCGGTTATCCCAACGGACTTGCGGCAGACCATATTCCCCTGGCGGCAAGGCTGATGGCCCTGGCCGACGTGTTTGATGCGCTTGTCAGCCATCGGGTGTATAAACCTGCATATCCCATGGATGTCACCGTACAAATCATCAATGAGAGCCGGGCAACACACTTTGATCCGGATATTGTTGATGCGTTCAACCGCCGGATGGATGATTTCCAGGCCATCGCCGCCAGGTATAAGGAACAACAGGATCCCATGTAA
- a CDS encoding HDOD domain-containing protein, protein MESSRYQERAKLYLDKFTGLKTVEPVAVRLVKMINEDTSSLKEFEAVIRADPTLVLRILKLINSSYFSLRTKIKSVSEAIAYIGMDNLRNMIVLDAVKNIFSQDSSTPEFSRKRLWAHCAVTSICCQMVAERIFARKGEDYFLCGILHDTGLIVEDQVAPEKFKTFCRTFSPQTQALTEHEQMVMGTDHTIIGYLLTLKWGMEPDLCRGIKYHHNILNEVEPHSHAGILQIAEYLAARIGYEAFPEIHTRIGSPLLLSHIKENIMEYRAIADDMPQEIQRVREIYALGDDDADESV, encoded by the coding sequence TTGGAATCATCCCGTTACCAAGAAAGAGCAAAACTCTACCTGGATAAATTTACAGGTCTGAAAACCGTTGAGCCCGTTGCCGTTCGTCTGGTGAAAATGATCAACGAAGATACATCCTCTCTCAAAGAATTTGAGGCGGTCATCCGGGCTGACCCCACACTGGTTTTACGAATTTTAAAACTGATTAACTCTTCCTACTTTTCTCTACGGACAAAAATTAAAAGCGTATCTGAAGCGATTGCCTATATCGGAATGGACAACTTAAGAAACATGATTGTTCTCGACGCGGTGAAAAATATTTTTTCTCAAGATTCAAGCACTCCGGAATTTTCCAGAAAAAGATTGTGGGCCCATTGCGCCGTGACAAGCATCTGCTGCCAGATGGTTGCTGAACGGATTTTTGCACGGAAAGGAGAGGATTATTTCTTATGCGGTATTCTCCATGATACCGGTCTGATTGTGGAGGATCAGGTGGCCCCGGAAAAGTTCAAAACGTTCTGCCGTACATTCAGCCCACAAACCCAGGCACTTACGGAACACGAACAGATGGTCATGGGAACGGATCATACGATCATTGGTTATCTTTTGACCCTGAAGTGGGGGATGGAACCGGACCTGTGCCGGGGGATAAAATATCATCACAATATTCTGAACGAGGTGGAACCTCACAGCCATGCAGGTATCCTTCAAATCGCGGAATATCTGGCCGCAAGAATTGGGTACGAAGCATTCCCGGAAATACACACAAGGATAGGCTCACCACTATTGCTGTCCCATATCAAGGAAAACATTATGGAATATCGTGCCATAGCCGACGATATGCCCCAGGAAATCCAGAGAGTGAGGGAGATTTACGCCCTTGGGGATGATGATGCAGATGAATCTGTTTGA
- a CDS encoding bacteriohemerythrin, which yields MPEILWDTAYNIGNDVIDKQHRELIEYYNAAHEQMLSNQDTSNLGSDALIRMVDYCRYHFDSEEAYMEKIGFADLGEHKKIHEAFYSKMYGLLEMDEEERMLTSQILKIFENWIIYHILNLDKKIVQKSCLKK from the coding sequence ATGCCTGAAATTTTATGGGACACCGCATACAACATCGGAAATGACGTCATCGACAAACAGCACCGGGAATTGATAGAATATTACAATGCTGCCCATGAGCAGATGCTTTCCAATCAGGACACAAGCAATTTAGGGTCTGACGCCTTAATCAGGATGGTGGATTATTGCCGATACCATTTTGATTCCGAAGAAGCCTATATGGAAAAGATTGGTTTCGCAGACCTTGGGGAGCATAAAAAAATTCATGAGGCCTTTTATTCTAAAATGTATGGCCTCTTAGAGATGGATGAGGAAGAGCGGATGCTGACCTCCCAGATTCTTAAAATTTTTGAAAACTGGATTATTTATCATATTTTAAATTTAGACAAAAAAATTGTCCAAAAAAGTTGTCTCAAAAAATGA
- a CDS encoding response regulator yields the protein MNRILIVDDEEIGRTLMEDVFSKYGPFISVSSGKDALAVYQKGIEKGKPFNLVLLDISLNDISGMDVLEKIKQIDAGLQGQKSTVIMVTAHGERNMVLGCIKAGCRAYFIKPLKKDAVDKKMAELGFSPVK from the coding sequence ATGAATAGAATTCTCATTGTTGATGATGAAGAAATCGGCAGAACTTTGATGGAGGATGTTTTCAGTAAGTACGGTCCCTTTATATCGGTCTCTTCGGGTAAAGATGCGCTGGCTGTCTATCAAAAAGGCATTGAAAAAGGCAAACCCTTTAATCTGGTTTTACTGGATATCTCCCTTAATGATATCAGCGGGATGGATGTCCTGGAAAAAATCAAACAGATTGATGCAGGGCTGCAAGGTCAAAAATCCACTGTCATTATGGTTACCGCCCATGGAGAACGAAACATGGTGTTGGGTTGTATCAAAGCGGGATGCCGGGCCTATTTCATAAAACCGCTGAAGAAGGACGCCGTAGATAAGAAGATGGCCGAACTGGGATTTTCTCCGGTTAAATAA
- a CDS encoding response regulator translates to MNLFDDIIQESDDEINSGFLELLNRYLPEYRFSILLNKGGCLGAMAGCPRDDRLSDQLRQAAYSKQILTGYSRPFLSLSLKEMNSVIVCELSQNADPATAAAMIRDIVGLCMELHKKERLLWEEKALLAAHKEQRDRKIRVLEKKYQDILTRNQTQSAEYSRLLQSEIQNRTSELEQSNKALARAKERAEAANIAKDQFLANMSHEIRTPMNGVMGMVEILLGTSLTEEQRHFAMLMKNSSAALLNVINDILDYSKIEAGKLDIEQIDFNLRELMENISDIISISIFEKGLFFATIFGADVPVMLKGDPVRLRQIIMNFCGNAVKFTRQGGVVLRVGLESKSHCEVELKFSVTDTGIGIPKDRIGGLFRYFSQMDASMTRQYGGTGLGLAISRQLTELMGGKIGVVSQQNQGSTFWCTLKFKRQPAGEPVLDTDFWVDTSVLIADANPAARQVLIEYIKPLGCSFQEACDITEASSKILSAQKSGKPFRYVFFDQDLPGLQSSDLLETAAWSRDVSDTTFVCLAYLGRQKPRQSKEGFPRIINLNKPVKYLDFMACMTPNSSSEIETRNETSNHAYSGDVQVICPFRLLLAEDDEMNRIVAENLLARMNLTDILVAVNGQEALDLFKAGQFDLILMDGQMPEMSGLDATVKIREYEKEHNLEPIPIVALTAHAMKQDREHFLAHGMNDYITKPLTACALADVIRRILPEECIQSQSHDCRQDESIQRNNAVVDMVELRQIMNANKSLLDECVRTFKRNHGPVLTQIMDSITANDGPGLQKSAHQLKGMFKYLAARSAAAIASRLERMGADADIKNTSALILQLQDACKNIVECLEDVSGQEGFS, encoded by the coding sequence ATGAATCTGTTTGATGATATAATTCAGGAATCAGACGACGAAATAAACTCGGGTTTTCTTGAGTTGCTCAACAGGTATCTGCCCGAGTACAGGTTTTCGATTTTGTTGAATAAAGGGGGGTGCCTGGGGGCTATGGCCGGTTGTCCCAGGGATGACAGACTATCGGATCAGTTGCGGCAAGCTGCGTACAGTAAACAGATTTTAACAGGTTATAGCAGGCCTTTCCTGTCGCTTTCTTTGAAAGAGATGAATTCCGTCATTGTGTGTGAACTTTCCCAAAACGCGGATCCCGCCACTGCAGCGGCCATGATCCGGGATATCGTGGGTCTGTGCATGGAACTTCACAAGAAAGAACGTCTTCTGTGGGAAGAAAAAGCCCTGCTGGCAGCACACAAAGAGCAGCGTGACCGAAAAATCAGGGTCCTGGAGAAGAAGTACCAGGATATTCTGACTCGGAACCAGACCCAGAGCGCCGAGTACTCCAGACTGCTTCAATCAGAAATCCAAAACCGCACGTCTGAACTGGAGCAATCCAACAAAGCCTTGGCCCGGGCCAAGGAACGGGCAGAGGCGGCAAATATCGCAAAAGACCAGTTTCTGGCAAATATGAGCCATGAAATAAGAACCCCCATGAACGGGGTGATGGGCATGGTTGAAATTCTTTTGGGAACATCTTTGACCGAAGAGCAGCGACATTTTGCCATGCTTATGAAAAATTCGTCCGCAGCGCTTCTCAACGTCATTAACGATATTCTGGATTATTCAAAAATCGAAGCCGGAAAACTGGATATTGAGCAGATTGATTTCAATTTAAGAGAGCTCATGGAAAATATTTCAGATATTATCTCCATATCCATCTTTGAAAAAGGTCTGTTTTTTGCCACAATTTTTGGGGCGGATGTGCCGGTGATGTTAAAGGGAGACCCGGTGCGGTTGCGCCAGATTATAATGAATTTTTGCGGAAATGCCGTCAAATTTACCCGGCAGGGGGGCGTTGTGCTCCGGGTCGGCCTGGAATCAAAGTCACATTGCGAAGTGGAGCTGAAATTTTCGGTTACTGACACAGGCATTGGAATCCCCAAGGACCGGATAGGCGGATTATTCCGCTATTTTTCCCAGATGGATGCCAGCATGACCCGGCAATACGGCGGCACAGGGCTGGGGTTGGCCATTTCCAGGCAACTGACTGAACTGATGGGTGGCAAGATCGGAGTTGTTTCCCAGCAGAATCAGGGGTCCACATTCTGGTGCACACTTAAGTTTAAGCGGCAGCCCGCTGGGGAACCCGTGCTCGACACTGATTTTTGGGTGGATACTTCGGTGTTGATCGCAGATGCTAACCCGGCAGCCAGGCAGGTACTGATCGAATACATCAAGCCGCTGGGGTGCTCTTTTCAGGAAGCTTGCGACATTACCGAGGCGAGCAGTAAAATCCTTTCAGCCCAGAAGTCCGGGAAGCCGTTTCGCTATGTTTTTTTTGATCAGGATCTTCCGGGGCTGCAGTCATCAGATCTGCTCGAGACCGCAGCCTGGTCCCGGGACGTTTCAGATACAACTTTTGTGTGTCTGGCTTACCTTGGACGTCAGAAGCCACGGCAGAGCAAGGAGGGATTCCCCCGTATCATAAATCTGAACAAACCCGTAAAGTATTTGGATTTTATGGCCTGCATGACACCAAATTCCTCCAGTGAGATTGAAACCCGGAATGAAACGTCAAATCATGCGTATTCCGGTGATGTTCAGGTCATCTGCCCGTTCCGGCTGCTCCTGGCAGAAGACGATGAGATGAACCGTATTGTTGCAGAAAATCTTCTGGCACGAATGAATCTGACAGATATTCTGGTGGCGGTCAACGGCCAGGAAGCCCTGGACCTATTCAAAGCCGGCCAGTTTGATCTGATACTCATGGATGGCCAGATGCCGGAGATGAGCGGCCTGGACGCCACTGTAAAAATCCGTGAGTATGAAAAGGAACATAACCTTGAACCCATACCCATTGTCGCCCTTACCGCCCATGCCATGAAGCAGGACCGGGAGCACTTTTTGGCCCATGGGATGAACGATTACATCACAAAACCCCTGACGGCCTGTGCCCTTGCCGATGTCATCAGGCGGATTCTGCCTGAAGAGTGCATCCAAAGCCAAAGTCACGATTGCCGTCAAGATGAATCAATCCAGAGGAACAACGCGGTTGTGGACATGGTTGAACTCAGACAGATTATGAACGCAAATAAATCCCTGCTGGATGAATGTGTTCGCACATTTAAAAGAAATCATGGTCCTGTTCTGACCCAAATCATGGACAGTATTACAGCCAACGATGGCCCCGGTCTGCAGAAAAGCGCGCACCAGCTCAAGGGCATGTTTAAGTATCTGGCTGCCAGATCCGCGGCAGCCATCGCGTCCCGGCTCGAACGTATGGGTGCTGACGCAGACATTAAAAATACGTCTGCTTTGATTTTGCAGTTACAGGATGCCTGCAAAAATATTGTGGAGTGTCTTGAGGATGTATCTGGCCAGGAGGGATTCAGTTGA